One segment of Metallosphaera cuprina Ar-4 DNA contains the following:
- a CDS encoding 3-hydroxyacyl-CoA dehydrogenase family protein, with translation MKIYVVGSGTMGSGIGQVFAMRGYDVTLFDIKEEALRRAIENIKWSLNKLKEKDSTIDVDEVMKRISVSTSLVDSADSYLVIEAVFEDINVKADVLMKVSKLNDSIIASNTSSLPISELSKYVREPERFLGMHFFNPPVLMKLVEVIRGDHTSDRWFNQAIELVRSINKFPLPVRKDVFGFVVNRVLFKLFISACSMLSNFTPEEIDYVAMNELGMPLGLIMLLDYTGLDVNYDISKEALKRGFDFNCPVLAEMVKQGKLGRKSGKGFYDWSKGKPEVRANRGPDPKILIKDAVEEARWLISQGVVNENELETGIKLGLGLHNGILELGKKFGL, from the coding sequence GTGAAGATCTACGTAGTGGGATCAGGCACAATGGGAAGCGGAATAGGTCAAGTCTTCGCAATGCGAGGCTATGACGTAACTCTCTTTGATATTAAGGAAGAGGCATTAAGAAGAGCCATTGAGAACATAAAGTGGTCATTAAATAAATTGAAAGAGAAGGACAGTACGATAGACGTTGATGAAGTGATGAAGAGGATTTCAGTCTCTACTAGCCTGGTCGATTCGGCCGACTCTTACTTGGTTATAGAGGCTGTATTTGAGGATATCAATGTAAAAGCTGACGTTTTGATGAAAGTGTCAAAGTTGAACGATAGCATCATAGCGAGCAATACCAGCTCTCTCCCAATTTCTGAACTTTCTAAATACGTGAGGGAGCCAGAGAGGTTTCTAGGTATGCATTTCTTCAATCCACCCGTTCTCATGAAACTAGTCGAAGTGATAAGAGGAGATCACACCTCAGACAGATGGTTCAACCAGGCTATAGAACTAGTTAGGTCAATAAATAAGTTTCCGTTACCTGTAAGGAAGGACGTGTTCGGGTTCGTAGTGAATAGAGTTCTCTTTAAGCTTTTCATCTCAGCATGTTCGATGCTATCAAACTTCACCCCTGAGGAGATAGATTATGTTGCTATGAATGAACTTGGAATGCCTTTAGGACTCATAATGTTACTTGACTATACTGGTTTGGACGTAAACTACGACATATCAAAGGAGGCATTGAAAAGAGGTTTTGATTTCAATTGTCCGGTTCTTGCGGAAATGGTTAAGCAGGGTAAGCTAGGTAGAAAATCAGGGAAAGGGTTTTATGATTGGAGTAAGGGTAAGCCCGAGGTTAGAGCCAATAGAGGACCTGATCCAAAGATCCTCATTAAGGACGCTGTAGAGGAGGCTAGATGGCTTATCTCACAAGGTGTAGTCAACGAGAACGAACTGGAGACTGGGATAAAGTTAGGGCTTGGCCTACATAATGGAATCCTTGAACTTGGGAAAAAATTCGGTTTATAA
- a CDS encoding sulfurtransferase TusA family protein, which yields MSSEPLKIREPDERVDVIGESCPVPEMTASKKLKKMKAGQVLEVLTDHQPAVDVTLPSLCKNLGYPYIVIKDGDVYKFRIQKVG from the coding sequence ATGTCATCCGAACCCTTAAAGATCAGGGAACCAGATGAAAGAGTAGACGTCATAGGAGAGTCGTGTCCTGTGCCTGAGATGACGGCTAGCAAGAAACTTAAGAAGATGAAAGCGGGACAAGTGTTAGAGGTTTTAACAGACCATCAACCTGCCGTAGACGTAACTCTACCTTCCTTATGCAAAAACTTAGGCTATCCTTATATAGTAATTAAAGATGGAGACGTGTACAAATTTAGGATACAAAAGGTGGGGTAG
- a CDS encoding YncE family protein — translation MNYKFLLIIGIIVILLVGIGAAYIMLRSSSPSTTTTTTTTTTSTNSTSTSTTTNNNFYFLAFTQKGIAQVLNPFSSSQSFLGFQRLVNISTSVPTQVYYWEEVPLGVSLKYVFMPLNNGTVYVVNTTNFKVVKTFEVGKSVGFIGVSISPNGEYAAIADGPSGVVEVINVQSLQTVWSKDFVSSVGKTYYPCDVRWTPDGTELLIPMRFNNSIDIISAANGSLINVKPTSLGSQPYMLSPNDQGTMVAVEFVGNNSVGFYSLPNLQLMGMVQMPSGLVPQRGVFTPDGKYYLEAPSNNNTVVVISTSNFQVVKEISLPEISPAGLADIEITPGGSYAYVVMHGSVSTGGMIALISLSTLSLSYTLPLTTAPSIVIPITQSLGAYLVNNVMLPPVTGLHC, via the coding sequence ATGAACTACAAATTTTTACTAATAATAGGCATCATTGTTATTTTACTTGTCGGCATTGGTGCGGCTTACATAATGCTAAGGAGCAGTTCCCCATCTACTACTACGACTACTACGACCACCACGACTAGTACAAATAGTACAAGCACTAGCACTACGACCAATAACAATTTCTATTTCCTAGCTTTCACACAGAAAGGGATAGCTCAAGTTCTCAATCCGTTTAGTTCATCGCAAAGCTTCCTTGGGTTCCAAAGGTTGGTAAATATCTCAACTAGCGTACCTACCCAGGTCTACTACTGGGAGGAAGTTCCTTTAGGTGTTAGTCTAAAATACGTTTTTATGCCACTAAATAACGGCACCGTTTACGTGGTGAATACTACAAACTTTAAAGTCGTTAAAACGTTTGAAGTGGGTAAGTCGGTTGGCTTCATAGGAGTTTCGATCTCACCTAACGGTGAATACGCTGCCATAGCTGATGGACCTTCTGGAGTTGTTGAAGTTATAAACGTTCAGAGTCTTCAGACAGTGTGGAGTAAGGACTTCGTATCTAGCGTAGGTAAGACATACTATCCTTGTGATGTGAGATGGACCCCTGATGGAACCGAACTTCTTATCCCAATGAGGTTCAACAACAGTATAGATATCATTAGTGCGGCTAATGGATCCTTAATTAACGTTAAACCAACTTCTTTAGGATCACAACCTTACATGTTAAGTCCGAACGACCAAGGCACAATGGTAGCCGTGGAGTTTGTAGGCAACAATTCGGTCGGATTTTACTCACTACCTAACCTTCAACTAATGGGAATGGTTCAAATGCCAAGCGGATTGGTCCCTCAACGTGGAGTCTTCACGCCCGACGGGAAATATTACTTAGAGGCCCCTAGCAATAACAACACTGTGGTGGTTATCTCCACCTCCAACTTCCAGGTCGTAAAGGAAATCAGTTTACCTGAGATCTCCCCTGCTGGATTAGCTGACATCGAGATTACACCTGGAGGAAGCTACGCCTACGTCGTGATGCACGGGAGCGTTAGTACAGGCGGGATGATAGCTCTCATCTCGTTATCTACCCTATCCCTCTCATACACTCTACCATTGACAACTGCACCTTCTATCGTAATTCCTATAACCCAAAGTTTGGGGGCTTATTTGGTGAACAACGTTATGCTACCTCCTGTAACTGGCCTACATTGTTAA
- a CDS encoding thiolase domain-containing protein: MKRRVGIIGVGMSKFGRRDDVSVRELSWEAIKEAFLDAGVSQRDIDLVVAGSTAYRGAELYPAPPISEYSSLVGKTPMRVEAACATGSAAAFTAINSIASGMSDVVLAIGFDKMTEVNTSTSLAIGGRGGNYQWEFHMYGTTFPSYYALYATRHMAVYGTKEEDMALASVKAHKYASMNEKAHLRNRVTVEDVLKSRIISWPIKLLDSSPISDGAAAVVFASEEKIRELKVDSPVWVEGIGYGSDTSAIARRGEWTGLRAARDAANMAFTMSKRSPQDIEYATVHDCFTIAEIMAYEDLGFVEKGKGAELLREGQTEKDGKVAVNLFGGLKAKGHPLGATGLSMIYEVTKQLREEAGSLQHSFKKYVALTHNVGGTGHYAYVTVLSR, translated from the coding sequence ATGAAAAGGAGAGTAGGAATTATAGGAGTTGGCATGTCTAAGTTCGGAAGGAGGGACGATGTATCTGTTAGGGAGCTTTCCTGGGAGGCCATCAAAGAGGCTTTCTTAGATGCGGGGGTCTCACAGAGGGATATAGACCTCGTTGTTGCGGGGAGTACTGCTTATCGTGGTGCTGAGCTCTACCCAGCACCTCCAATTTCAGAGTACTCTTCGCTAGTAGGCAAGACACCTATGAGAGTGGAGGCAGCCTGCGCTACCGGATCCGCCGCAGCGTTCACCGCCATTAATTCGATAGCTTCAGGAATGAGTGATGTAGTTCTAGCAATCGGTTTCGATAAGATGACGGAAGTGAACACTTCCACCTCTCTTGCGATAGGAGGTAGAGGAGGTAACTATCAATGGGAGTTTCACATGTATGGTACTACTTTTCCCTCTTACTACGCCCTTTACGCCACTAGGCATATGGCGGTCTACGGAACTAAAGAAGAGGACATGGCGCTTGCGTCGGTTAAGGCTCATAAGTACGCCTCAATGAACGAAAAGGCCCACTTAAGGAATAGGGTCACAGTGGAGGACGTGCTCAAGTCCAGGATCATATCGTGGCCAATAAAACTTCTGGATTCCTCGCCAATAAGTGACGGAGCTGCAGCTGTCGTTTTCGCCTCAGAGGAAAAAATAAGAGAGCTTAAAGTGGACTCGCCTGTTTGGGTGGAGGGTATAGGTTACGGGAGCGACACGTCCGCCATAGCTAGAAGAGGAGAGTGGACCGGATTAAGAGCAGCGAGGGACGCCGCCAATATGGCCTTTACTATGAGTAAAAGGTCACCTCAGGATATAGAATACGCCACAGTTCACGATTGCTTCACGATAGCCGAGATCATGGCCTATGAGGACTTAGGGTTTGTAGAGAAGGGGAAGGGAGCGGAACTTTTAAGGGAGGGACAAACGGAGAAGGACGGTAAAGTCGCTGTCAACCTCTTTGGTGGATTGAAAGCTAAGGGGCATCCTTTGGGGGCTACTGGCTTATCAATGATATACGAAGTTACGAAGCAGTTAAGGGAGGAGGCGGGTTCACTTCAACACAGCTTCAAGAAATACGTTGCGTTGACTCACAACGTCGGAGGAACAGGGCATTACGCATACGTCACTGTACTTTCGAGGTGA
- a CDS encoding sulfurtransferase TusA family protein gives MGISVTLRAKNYQELLNVERYKRLYMLSDVRRLNWGYSAKLRLGKISFPVLIKTGKGGIHILEETGKFRVSLVFNDHETLEVNVNVESSNELIRSSLEEGITRNLKEYAESICNKSEKENTDISSLVFMMKPLVRRVLDVRGEECPVPEIAAKKELSKMRPGEELEILVDHPAAVNITLPEVARLMKCRYEIYNMGDYVSFVMLKLGDPSIDEMYELGLTKWELIPQLIKDIGFIAFLYSKFDRIVKQVPIEELREDHFRFEGLTCVSSASIGGKWLAVGLVSDEKILGLMLDMNGQRLFNEEARAKLGKIKGLGHVFYLKST, from the coding sequence GTGGGAATTTCAGTTACTTTGAGGGCAAAGAACTATCAAGAGTTACTCAACGTCGAGAGATATAAGAGGCTATACATGCTGTCTGACGTGAGGAGACTGAACTGGGGCTATTCAGCTAAACTTAGGCTAGGTAAGATATCTTTTCCGGTTCTAATTAAGACTGGAAAGGGTGGAATCCACATTTTGGAGGAGACCGGTAAGTTCAGAGTAAGCTTGGTGTTTAACGATCACGAAACCCTAGAAGTGAACGTAAACGTCGAGTCCTCTAATGAGTTGATAAGATCAAGTTTAGAGGAGGGAATAACTAGGAATCTCAAGGAGTACGCTGAGTCGATCTGTAATAAATCTGAAAAGGAGAACACGGACATATCCTCACTTGTCTTCATGATGAAACCTTTAGTTAGGAGAGTTTTAGATGTGAGAGGTGAGGAGTGTCCAGTTCCAGAGATAGCTGCAAAGAAGGAGTTATCCAAGATGAGACCAGGAGAGGAACTCGAGATCCTAGTAGATCATCCTGCAGCTGTGAACATAACTTTACCTGAAGTGGCTAGGCTAATGAAATGTAGGTATGAGATATACAACATGGGTGACTACGTTTCGTTCGTTATGCTTAAGCTAGGAGATCCTAGTATTGATGAAATGTACGAATTAGGCTTAACAAAATGGGAGTTAATTCCACAACTTATCAAAGATATAGGGTTTATAGCCTTCTTATACTCAAAGTTTGATAGAATTGTTAAACAAGTTCCAATAGAGGAACTCAGAGAAGATCACTTTAGATTCGAAGGTTTAACTTGCGTCTCATCCGCCTCGATAGGTGGAAAGTGGTTAGCTGTGGGCTTAGTAAGCGACGAAAAGATTCTAGGTCTCATGTTAGATATGAACGGTCAGAGACTCTTTAACGAGGAGGCGAGGGCGAAGCTGGGTAAGATAAAGGGCCTAGGCCACGTGTTCTATCTTAAATCAACCTAG
- a CDS encoding enoyl-CoA hydratase/isomerase family protein: MNTIILEQENDIGIIKLNRPDKLNAINMEMVYDIVQALSTLRNSVKAVIITGNGKAFSAGADVREMMNMPLESVVREGHMPLWDAMRSFRKPIIAALNGTTAGGGLELAMACDLIVSAESARLGQPEINLGIIPGAGGTQRLTRSVGKYRAMELVLTGKLISAWEAYRMGLVTKVVPDEALMSEVKRMAKEIAHKSGFSVELGKEAVNKALETTLQQGLDLERRNFYMALVSDDGKEGMKAFIEKRKPVWKS, encoded by the coding sequence TTGAACACTATAATACTTGAGCAAGAGAACGATATAGGTATTATTAAGTTGAACAGGCCGGACAAGTTGAACGCCATCAACATGGAAATGGTATACGATATTGTCCAGGCTCTCTCAACTCTTAGGAACAGCGTAAAAGCTGTCATCATTACGGGTAACGGCAAGGCTTTCTCAGCTGGAGCCGACGTTAGGGAGATGATGAACATGCCCCTTGAGAGTGTAGTGAGAGAAGGTCATATGCCTCTATGGGATGCCATGAGGAGCTTCAGGAAACCGATCATTGCGGCCCTTAATGGGACGACAGCTGGAGGAGGACTAGAGCTAGCCATGGCATGCGACCTAATAGTGAGCGCAGAGAGCGCCAGACTAGGCCAACCGGAGATAAACCTTGGGATAATACCCGGAGCGGGAGGCACTCAAAGACTGACAAGATCTGTGGGAAAATATCGAGCCATGGAACTCGTATTGACAGGAAAGCTCATCTCAGCCTGGGAAGCTTACAGAATGGGGTTAGTGACAAAGGTAGTTCCAGACGAGGCTCTCATGAGCGAAGTTAAAAGAATGGCTAAGGAGATAGCCCACAAGTCTGGATTTTCCGTCGAATTGGGAAAGGAGGCTGTTAACAAAGCCCTTGAGACTACACTACAACAGGGCCTGGACCTTGAGAGGAGAAACTTCTACATGGCGCTGGTCTCAGATGACGGTAAGGAGGGAATGAAAGCCTTCATAGAGAAAAGGAAACCGGTTTGGAAATCCTAA
- a CDS encoding phenylacetate--CoA ligase family protein, producing the protein MIYDETDPRSLTKEEIEQVQQFRLRRVIKRVYEASPFYRRMFKERGLTPEDVRGKDDLKKLPFTTKTDLREKAYPYGGEFLTVGIEQLVGWHMTSGTTGVPTVGAYTQADIDLWANLVARSLRTAGVTKGDIIANIYGYGLFTGGIGLHLGAQRIGAKVIPWSTGRTEALVKTIKDFRATVITGTPSYELVVAEKMREAGLDPEKDIELRLAIPGAEAMTPEMLRRIEKELGLTKRGGGAREIYGLTEAIGPGVAQECPFDSHDYMHVWTDHFLIEIIDPETGEVLGEGEEGELVITHLTREGMPLLRYRTRDITKLVESEDDIPYPRVSVMKGRSDDVIFYKGVKLYPTAVNEVLMKYSEVSEYQMVVTKEPQKFLLLIETSSPSEDLRKRIINEIKNVTFVSPEVDFVSVGTLPRFEGKAKRVVLK; encoded by the coding sequence ATGATTTATGACGAAACGGACCCAAGATCTCTAACGAAAGAGGAAATAGAGCAAGTCCAGCAGTTTAGGTTAAGGAGAGTGATAAAGAGGGTTTACGAAGCTAGTCCGTTCTACAGGAGAATGTTTAAGGAGAGGGGATTGACCCCTGAGGATGTGAGAGGTAAAGACGATCTAAAAAAGTTACCTTTCACAACTAAGACGGACCTAAGAGAGAAAGCGTATCCATATGGCGGGGAGTTCCTTACAGTTGGCATAGAACAGCTTGTTGGATGGCACATGACCAGCGGTACTACCGGAGTTCCCACAGTCGGTGCATACACTCAGGCCGACATTGATCTGTGGGCTAACTTGGTTGCTAGAAGCTTAAGGACTGCAGGGGTAACCAAAGGGGACATAATAGCTAACATTTACGGATACGGTCTGTTCACAGGAGGTATTGGTCTGCATCTAGGAGCTCAAAGGATAGGCGCTAAGGTCATACCTTGGAGTACGGGAAGGACCGAGGCGTTAGTGAAGACAATAAAGGACTTTCGCGCTACGGTTATAACTGGAACTCCCTCTTATGAGCTAGTTGTGGCTGAGAAGATGAGGGAGGCAGGTCTAGATCCTGAGAAGGATATAGAGCTAAGGCTTGCAATTCCAGGTGCAGAAGCTATGACTCCCGAGATGCTTAGGAGGATTGAGAAGGAATTAGGTCTGACTAAAAGAGGAGGTGGTGCTAGAGAAATTTACGGCCTCACCGAGGCTATAGGACCAGGGGTAGCTCAGGAATGCCCTTTTGACTCTCACGATTACATGCATGTTTGGACCGATCATTTCCTGATCGAGATCATAGATCCAGAGACAGGTGAGGTATTGGGTGAGGGGGAGGAAGGAGAGCTCGTGATCACTCATTTGACCAGGGAGGGTATGCCTCTCCTAAGATACAGGACGAGAGACATAACCAAGCTAGTTGAGAGTGAGGACGACATACCCTATCCTAGAGTATCTGTAATGAAGGGTAGGTCGGACGATGTCATATTTTACAAGGGCGTTAAGCTATATCCGACAGCGGTCAATGAGGTGTTAATGAAATACTCTGAGGTGTCGGAGTATCAAATGGTAGTAACCAAGGAACCTCAGAAGTTTCTCCTCCTTATCGAGACTAGTTCTCCCTCAGAGGACCTCAGAAAGAGGATCATCAACGAAATAAAGAACGTAACCTTCGTGAGTCCAGAGGTGGACTTCGTTTCGGTTGGGACATTGCCCAGGTTTGAGGGGAAGGCTAAGAGAGTGGTGTTGAAGTGA
- a CDS encoding enoyl-CoA hydratase-related protein, with the protein MSLVQLEDRGSVVLVKLSRPEKLNALNLELRQELLKTLRDFNSDQSKRVAILSGEGRAFSVGADLGSISSDLTEDLRASFYPILREIRFAQKIYIAAINGVTAGAGISLSLACDVRLASPSSKFVTAFHSIGLAPDTGLTLILTRLGGTRFLDRLLLGGEMSAQDLEREGVVKVVDDPLSEAVKIAEQISSGPFKSYVASKKLINRALFPDLEEFLDYESALQGYLGSTADFNEGVKAFIEKRKPSFRGE; encoded by the coding sequence ATGTCCTTAGTACAACTAGAAGATCGTGGATCAGTGGTTCTCGTGAAGTTAAGTAGGCCAGAGAAACTCAACGCTCTGAACCTTGAGCTAAGACAAGAGTTGCTGAAAACCCTGAGAGACTTCAACTCCGATCAGAGCAAAAGGGTTGCCATCTTATCGGGGGAAGGTAGGGCTTTCTCAGTAGGGGCGGACCTAGGCTCGATCTCGTCCGACCTAACGGAAGACCTCAGAGCCTCTTTTTATCCCATCTTGAGGGAGATAAGGTTTGCCCAAAAGATATACATTGCGGCGATAAATGGGGTGACAGCCGGTGCCGGTATAAGCTTGTCACTTGCGTGTGACGTGAGATTGGCATCTCCGAGTTCAAAGTTCGTTACTGCGTTTCACAGTATTGGCTTGGCCCCGGACACAGGACTCACCCTTATCCTGACTAGGTTAGGAGGAACGAGGTTTCTAGATAGGCTCCTCCTAGGAGGTGAGATGAGCGCTCAGGATCTAGAAAGGGAAGGAGTAGTCAAGGTAGTAGATGATCCCTTATCGGAGGCCGTAAAAATAGCAGAACAGATCTCTTCTGGCCCATTCAAATCTTACGTCGCCTCAAAGAAACTAATAAATAGGGCTCTGTTCCCCGACTTAGAGGAGTTCCTAGATTACGAGTCGGCACTTCAAGGTTACCTAGGTTCTACAGCAGATTTCAATGAAGGAGTAAAGGCGTTCATAGAGAAGAGGAAACCAAGTTTTAGGGGTGAATAG
- a CDS encoding TQO small subunit DoxD, whose amino-acid sequence MRPLRSEQNIEKLIIRLAVSSIWINAGVLNKLLNPGFLNPGSTSFIGFTVQYLAEGSPIRAFLYYAVFPHLYTVGVLVMIGEISFGVLTLLGLMSKLASSVAFYTNLIYFLSAYWTGADEYGINLLLMLLDLYILIKGAGTISIDYLIEKRIKIIRSGKLWFALGSIIYLVVVLYLLIY is encoded by the coding sequence TTGAGACCCCTGAGAAGTGAGCAAAATATAGAGAAATTAATCATTAGGCTCGCGGTAAGTTCGATATGGATTAACGCTGGTGTACTAAATAAACTACTTAATCCGGGCTTCCTCAATCCAGGTTCCACATCGTTTATAGGTTTCACAGTACAGTATCTGGCGGAGGGTTCCCCTATCAGAGCCTTTCTCTACTACGCGGTTTTCCCTCACTTATACACTGTGGGTGTGCTCGTGATGATAGGTGAGATAAGCTTCGGAGTGCTTACGTTGCTGGGTTTGATGTCTAAACTGGCTTCAAGCGTGGCTTTCTACACTAATCTTATCTATTTTCTTTCGGCTTATTGGACCGGAGCGGACGAATATGGAATAAATCTCCTTCTTATGTTGCTGGACCTTTATATTTTGATTAAAGGAGCCGGAACCATTTCCATAGATTACCTCATCGAAAAGAGAATTAAGATCATAAGAAGCGGCAAACTTTGGTTCGCCCTAGGATCTATAATTTACCTAGTTGTGGTCCTTTATCTCCTAATTTATTAA
- a CDS encoding HpcH/HpaI aldolase/citrate lyase family protein, producing MKRRSQLYVPSVNKRMIEKSVEIPADSIVFDLEDSVPLEDKEKARENLRNSLSTYSWKGKELCVRINQVTIKDGIKDLLLLSEIDVNLILVPKAEGRLDFIYKATGKKVEPIVETPRGVVEMEDLVRSEGVEAISYGAADLALHSEGKISGYEGNVYLMTRLVMTARAYDVDPIDKVYFDLKNQDGFRREAEYAKSLGFAGKQVIHPSQVLIANEVFSLTEDEMKFYREIVESYEKALKEGKGAIRLRDQLVDQVHYKIAKRKLSDYS from the coding sequence ATGAAAAGACGCTCTCAATTGTATGTTCCTAGCGTTAATAAGAGAATGATAGAAAAGAGCGTTGAAATACCTGCAGACTCTATAGTCTTTGACTTAGAGGACTCGGTACCTTTGGAGGATAAGGAGAAAGCTAGGGAAAACCTAAGGAACTCACTCTCTACGTATTCTTGGAAAGGTAAGGAACTATGCGTTAGGATAAACCAGGTTACGATAAAAGACGGTATTAAGGACCTTCTCTTACTGTCTGAGATAGATGTTAACCTCATCTTGGTACCAAAGGCAGAGGGAAGACTAGACTTCATTTATAAGGCAACAGGTAAAAAGGTGGAACCCATAGTGGAGACCCCGAGAGGAGTAGTTGAGATGGAGGACTTGGTCAGATCTGAAGGTGTCGAAGCTATATCTTATGGAGCTGCCGATCTAGCTCTCCACTCGGAGGGTAAAATAAGTGGATACGAGGGGAACGTCTACCTAATGACGAGGTTAGTTATGACCGCGAGGGCTTATGACGTGGATCCTATAGATAAGGTGTACTTCGACCTAAAGAATCAAGACGGCTTTAGAAGAGAGGCGGAATATGCGAAATCTTTAGGATTCGCTGGGAAACAGGTAATTCACCCATCTCAGGTCTTGATAGCCAATGAGGTATTTTCTTTAACTGAGGATGAGATGAAGTTTTATAGGGAGATTGTGGAGAGTTATGAGAAGGCGTTAAAGGAAGGGAAGGGTGCCATCAGGTTAAGAGATCAGCTAGTTGATCAGGTTCATTATAAGATAGCGAAGAGGAAGTTAAGCGATTACTCTTGA
- a CDS encoding DsrE family protein: MKRVAYIVESNLGSYILGQMIVPQMEEKRHGVEVVGMFFIHDNVYIPMKDNPLGQRLDKLSESGLYLQACDQCVYMRNLADKLVSSCKIGCFPDFYKAITDKVDLVITI; encoded by the coding sequence ATGAAGAGAGTAGCTTACATTGTCGAATCTAATTTAGGTTCCTACATTTTAGGCCAGATGATAGTTCCCCAAATGGAGGAGAAGAGGCATGGAGTTGAAGTGGTTGGAATGTTCTTCATCCATGATAACGTCTACATTCCCATGAAAGATAATCCTCTAGGACAAAGATTAGACAAGCTATCTGAGTCAGGACTGTACCTTCAAGCTTGCGATCAATGCGTTTATATGAGGAACCTAGCTGATAAACTAGTGAGTAGCTGTAAGATAGGATGTTTCCCCGACTTTTATAAGGCAATAACAGACAAAGTGGACCTAGTTATAACTATTTAA
- a CDS encoding Zn-ribbon domain-containing OB-fold protein, with the protein MEGIPLELRYTLSERGYEKFWEGLTRSEIWTTRCQRCGTIYYPPQLDCTVCMNSKLDWIRLSNEGKLMTYTVVKAKPQGFENEQDYVIGIVRTKEGVDLMCWIKGIPKIGASVVLSSDGRRVIGEVHDL; encoded by the coding sequence ATGGAAGGTATCCCTCTTGAGTTAAGGTACACATTATCAGAGAGGGGATACGAAAAGTTTTGGGAGGGCTTAACTAGAAGCGAGATTTGGACTACACGCTGTCAAAGATGTGGTACGATCTATTATCCTCCTCAACTGGATTGTACAGTTTGTATGAACTCGAAACTAGACTGGATTAGGCTCTCAAATGAGGGAAAACTTATGACCTACACCGTAGTTAAGGCTAAACCACAAGGTTTTGAAAACGAACAGGATTACGTTATAGGCATAGTGAGAACTAAAGAAGGGGTGGATTTGATGTGCTGGATCAAGGGCATTCCTAAAATAGGAGCATCCGTGGTTCTATCGAGTGATGGAAGAAGGGTTATAGGTGAGGTTCATGATTTATGA